Proteins from a single region of Pyrus communis chromosome 6, drPyrComm1.1, whole genome shotgun sequence:
- the LOC137737704 gene encoding uncharacterized protein, which translates to MAVSIPIVAIVTSLHLIAFIFAVGAERRRSTAKIVPDEYDERTYCVYGTDASTVYGLAAFGLLVVSQTVLNVVTRCLCCGKGLVTGSSTTWTVFFFVFSWTTFLGAEACLLAGSAKNAYHTKYRGIFKVDDLSCATLRKGVFAAGAALTLLSLAGSSLYYWAHSKADTGGWEKHRNEGLDMSSSNYGQHEQQEQQTSGFQKV; encoded by the exons atGGCAGTCTCGATACCCATAGTCGCCATCGTTACCTCCCTCCACCTCATCGCCTTCATCTTCGCCGTCGGCGCCGAACGACGCCGTAGCACG GCGAAGATAGTGCCCGATGAGTACGACGAGCGTACCTACTGCGTGTACGGCACGGACGCCTCCACGGTGTACGGATTAGCGGCGTTTGGGCTGCTTGTCGTCAGCCAGACGGTGCTTAACGTCGTCACCAGGTGTCTCTgctgcggcaaaggtctagtcACTGGCTCCTCCACCACTTGGAccgtcttcttcttcgtcttctcctg GACAACCTTTTTGGGAGCGGAGGCGTGCTTGTTGGCTGGGTCGGCAAAGAATGCATACCACACCAAGTACCGGGGAATCTTCAAAGTAGATGACTTGTCCTGTGCTACTCTGCGCAAGGGCGTGTTTGCCGCCGGCGCTGCTCTTACGCTGTTGTCACTGGCAGGATCAAGTCTTTACTACTGGGCACATTCCAAAGCTGATACTGGGGGATGGGAGAAGCACCGAAACGAAGGCCTTGACATGAGCAGTTCTAACTACGGGCAGCACGAGCAGCAGGAACAACAAACCAGTGGATTTCAGAAGGTATAA
- the LOC137737619 gene encoding receptor protein kinase-like protein ZAR1, which translates to MFYNLVLVFLLLCNSHCLVDSLNDEGYALLSFKHSIAEDPEGSLSNWNSSDSNPCTWNGITCKDQRVVSLSIPKKKLSGSLPSAMGALSELRHVNLRNNMLYGSLPLELFQALGLQSLVLYGNSLSGSVPNVIGKLKYLQSLDLSENLFNGSLPSSIIQCKRLRTIDLSQNNFTGFLPEGFGSGFVSLEKLDLSFNKFSGSIPSDMGNLSSLQGTVDLSHNLFSGAIPASLGNLPEKVYIDLTYNNLSGPIPHNGALMNRGPTAFIGNPNLCGPPLKNPCSSEVSGASPPSSIPYLPDNSHPQDSDYNAGKSGKARGLSKRAVVAIIVSDVIGICLVGLLFSYCYSRFWVRSKVKDENGYDKGGKRRKECLCFRKDESETLSENMEHYDLVALDTQVAFDLDELLKASAFVLGKSGIGIVYKVVLEEGITVAVRRLGEGGSQRFKEFQTEVEAIGKLRHPNVVTLRAYYWSVDEKLLIYDYIPNGSLATAIHGKPGVVSFTPLSWSVRLNIMKGIAKGLVYLHEFSPKKYVHGDLKPNNILLGQNMEPHISDFGLGRLANIAGGSPTLQSNRIPTEISQERQQTSAVPTEASLVSLSSNMGSCYQAPEALKVVKPSQKWDVYSYGVLLLEMITGRLPIVQVGSSEMDLVHWIQLNIEEKKPLLDVLDPNLMQDVDKEEEIIAVLKIAMACVHSSPERRPIMRHISDALDRLATSAV; encoded by the exons ATGTTTTATAATTTAGTTTTGGTATTTCTGCTGCTCTGCAACTCTCATTGCCTGGTGGATTCTTTGAACGACGAAGGCTATGCCCTTTTGTCGTTCAAGCATTCCATTGCAGAAGACCCAGAAGGGTCTCTAAGCAACTGGAACTCCTCTGATTCCAACCCCTGCACATGGAATGGGATTACATGCAAGGACCAAAGGGTTGTCTCCCTCAGCATTCCAAAGAAGAAACTTTCTGGGTCTCTTCCTTCCGCCATGGGAGCCCTCTCCGAGCTCCGCCATGTCAATTTAAGGAACAATATGTTGTACGGAAGCTTGCCCCTTGAGCTTTTCCAAGCTCTGGGGCTCCAAAGTTTGGTGCTTTATGGAAATTCCTTATCTGGGTCTGTCCCAAATGTAATTGGTAAGCTCAAATACCTTCAATCCCTAGATTTATCAGAAAATTTGTTTAATGGGTCGTTGCCCTCGTCGATTATACAATGCAAGAGGCTCAGAACCATCGATCTTAGTCAGAATAATTTCACTGGCTTTCTACCAGAAGGGTTTGGAAGTGGTTTTGTTTCTCTGGAAAAACTTGATCTTTCTTTCAATAAGTTCAGTGGCTCGATTCCTAGTGATATGGGAAATCTGTCTAGCTTGCAAGGCACTGTTGATTTGTCTCATAATCTGTTTTCGGGTGCAATCCCGGCAAGCCTTGGAAATCTTCCTGAGAAGGTTTACATTGATCTTACTTACAACAATTTGAGTGGTCCGATACCGCACAATGGTGCTCTGATGAACAGAGGACCAACTGCTTTTATTGGGAATCCTAATCTTTGTGGCCCTCCATTGAAGAACCCGTGTTCTTCTGAAGTTTCCGGTGCTAGTCCACCATCCTCGATTCCGTATCTGCCAGATAACTCCCACCCTCAGGATTCTGATTATAATGCTGGAAAGAGTGGGAAAGCTAGAGGGTTGAGTAAAAGAGCTGTCGTTGCAATTATAGTGAGTGATGTAATTGGCATTTGCCTTGTTGGGCTGCTTTTCTCATATTGTTATTCGAGGTTTTGGGTACGTAGTAAGGTTAAGGATGAAAATGGTTATGACAAGGGAGGTAAGCGAAGGAAAGAGTGCTTGTGCTTCAGGAAAGATGAATCGGAGACTTTATCGGAGAATATGGAGCACTATGATCTAGTGGCATTGGATACACAAGTGGCATTTGATCTGGACGAGCTTCTTAAGGCGTCTGCTTTTGTTCTTGGAAAAAGTGGAATTGGAATTGTTTACAAAGTTGTACTTGAAGAAGGAATCACGGTAGCAGTGAGAAGATTGGGCGAAGGGGGCTCCCAGAGATTCAAGGAATTTCAGACGGAAGTCGAAGCAATTGGAAAGCTAAGGCATCCTAATGTCGTTACTCTGAGGGCTTATTACTGGTCTGTTGATGAAAAGCTGCTCATATATGACTATATTCCTAATGGCAGCCTTGCCACCGCCATTCACG GAAAGCCAGGAGTGGTATCATTCACACCGCTATCATGGTCTGTTCGGTTGAATATCATGAAAGGAATTGCAAAAGGCTTGGTCTATCTTCATGAGTTTAGCCCCAAGAAATATGTCCATGGAGATTTGAAGCCAAATAACATACTGCTTGGACAGAACATGGAACCCCACATTTCTGATTTCGGACTTGGACGCCTTGCAAATATCGCTGGAGGGTCCCCGACACTGCAATCCAACCGAATCCCCACAGAAATATCACAAGAAAGGCAACAAACGAGTGCAGTGCCAACTGAAGCTTCTCTGGTTAGTTTGTCCAGCAATATGGGATCTTGTTATCAGGCCCCAGAAGCTCTGAAAGTGGTGAAACCATCACAGAAGTGGGATGTGTATTCGTACGGGGTACTCTTACTCGAAATGATTACCGGAAGATTGCCAATAGTCCAAGTGGGTTCCTCAGAAATGGACCTGGTTCATTGGATTCAGCTCAACATTGAAGAGAAGAAGCCTCTTTTAGATGTTTTAGATCCAAATTTGATGCAAGATGTGGATAAGGAAGAAGAGATTATCGCGGTTCTGAAGATCGCAATGGCTTGCGTTCACAGCAGCCCTGAAAGGAGACCGATAATGAGGCACATATCCGATGCTTTAGACAGGTTGGCCACGTCTGCTGTCTGA